In Columba livia isolate bColLiv1 breed racing homer chromosome Z, bColLiv1.pat.W.v2, whole genome shotgun sequence, one DNA window encodes the following:
- the SLCO4C1 gene encoding solute carrier organic anion transporter family member 4C1 isoform X2 — protein sequence MKSDGIENPVFEPPSPNIGRQRQASVPGADAGVSEVEEGPCGWGRCTPKALQLCNNPEGYLAAYSFLAIFQGIVVNGLINVSISTIEKRYELNSSLTGLISASYDIAFCILSLFVSFFGERGHKPRWLALSAFMLGLGSLIFSLPHFSSGKYRYGAKVEDTCQIPGTSSANFTCSASMKSSLSSYLYVFILAQLLLGVGGTPLYTLGTAFIDDSVPKHKSSFYIGIGYAMSLLGPAIGYVLGGQLLNIYIDIQIPESTEIDQDDPRWLGAWWIAFLACFFAIWLLMIPFSCFPKHLPGTAKIQAGKISETHNDGSETLVETKNIGKSFKDFPVALLILLKNPVLMTLILASSSESLVATGFATFLPKIIENQFGKTSSFSATLGGLVLIPAAALGQIISGILVSRCKMDCKSIIKFMIGTCSVALLLNTAFLFAKCGNEPFAGVSETYNGTGVPNNLTAPCNANCSCLRSMYYPVCGRDEVQYFSPCFAGCSSHLFNNIKKTYHNCSCVGKPKRETDLEDFLYQAAPGKCPTQCKFLSLFLTFFFFAVVFTFMAVTPTTVAILRCVPDKQRSFALGVQSVFLRILVWSRENISKGAIEMEKRRTANSNDSFGLLQALEIF from the exons ATGAAGAGTGATGGTATCGAGAACCCGGTGTTTGAGCCACCCAGCCCCAACATCGGCCGCCAGCGTCAGGCGAGCGTCCCCGGGGCAGATGCCGGTGTCTCTGAGGTTGAGGAGGGGCCCTGCGGGTGGGGCCGGTGCACCCCTAAGGCTCTGCAACTCTGCAACAACCCGGAGGGCTACTTGGCGGCCTACAGCTTCCTGGCTATCTTCCAAG gtatTGTGGTAAATGGCCTGATTAATGTTAGTATTTCAACAATTGAGAAACGTTATGAGTTGAACAGTTCCCTCACTGGCTTAATCTCTGCAAGCTATGACATTGCTTTTTGTATATTGTCACTGTTCGTATCTTTCTTTGGAGAAAGAGGGCATAAACCACGATGGCTTGCTCTCTCAGCATTTATGCTGGGGTTGGGCTCACTCATATTTTCATTACCACACTTCAGTAGTGGAAAATACCGCTATGGAGCTAAAGTTGAAG ACACGTGCCAAATTCCAGGAACAAGCTCTGCTAACTTCACTTGCAGTGCCAGCATGAAGTCTTCACTTTCCAGCTATCTGTATGTCTTTAtcctggcacagctgctgctgggagttGGAGGAACTCCACTATATACTTTGGGGACTGCTTTTATTGATGATAGTGTTCCAAAGCACAAGTCTTCCTTTTATATAG GAATTGGCTATGCCATGTCACTGCTGGGTCCTGCTATTGGCTATGTCTTAGGAGGGCAGCTACTTAATATTTATATTGATATCCAGATCCCAGAAAG tacAGAGATAGATCAAGATGACCCACGCTGGCTTGGAGCATGGTGGATAGCATTTCTTGCATGCTTTTTTGCCATTTGGCTTCTTATGATACCTTTTTCGTGCTTTCCGAAACACCTACCAG GAACAGCAAAAATACAGGCTGGAAAAATCTCTGAAACTCATAATGATGGAAGTGAGACACTTGTTGAGACCAAGAATATTGGAAAAAGTTTTAAAGACTTTCCTGTGGCTCTCCTG ATACTGTTGAAGAATCCAGTGCTTATGACTCTAATATTAGCCAgttcttcagaaagtttagTTGCCACTGGCTTTGCTACTTTTCTACCAAAAATTATAGAAAATCAGTTTGGAAAGACATCAAGTTTTTCAGCAACTCTTGGAG GGCTTGTATtaattccagcagcagcactagGCCAAATCATAAGTGGCATCTTGGTTTCCAGATGCAAAATGGATTGCAAAAGCATAATCAAGTTTATGATAGGCACTTGTTCTGTGGCCTTACTGTTAAACACAGCGTTTTTATTTGCTAAATGTGGGAATGAACCGTTCGCAGGTGTCTCTGAAACATATAATgg AACAGGTGTGCCAAATAACTTAACAGCACCATGCAATGCTAATTGCAGCTGTTTGCGCTCTATGTACTACCCGGTTTGTGGCAGAGATGAAGTCCAGTACTTTTCTCCCTGTTTTGCAGGATGTTCATCACATCTTTTTAACAACATAAAAAAG ACATACCACAACTGTTCCTGTGTTGGGAAACCAAAAAGAGAAACTGATTTGGAAGACTTTCTCTATCAAGCTGCCCCTGGGAAATGTCCAACACAGTGcaaatttttatctttattcctgaccttcttcttttttgctgttgtttttacatttaTGGCTGTTACTCCAACAACTGTGGCCATCCTCAG